In the genome of Calderihabitans maritimus, the window TATCCTCTTTCACATACCGCTGGGATTTTACAGAAAAACTTGCTATCCGATGTCGGGTAATTTGAGCCAAGAGACTCCTGGAAACGCCCTCTATACCAAAAGTAAAGCTGGCATGCTCCACGGGAGAAAGATGTTCCATATTCATCAATTTGCGAATAAATTCCCTTTGATCATTTTGCTGAATACCTTCTTTTAACTCCTCTATAGTAGCCGCAGAATAACAAAGCTTGGCCCCCATGGCTACTATTTCTTCGGGCTCATGGGTGTATCTCAATAGTTCTACACGTAACTCTCGACGTCCCAATCTGTTCACTCCTTCGGTTTATCTACGATCTCCTCCAGGGAACCCAGAATTTCCTCTATACGCTCCAACTCCCCCATCAAATATAGATAGCCGATGAGACACTCCAAACCGGTACTGTAACGATAATCAATCACCGTAGCTTTTTTCGGGTAGTCACCTGACTTAGCATTACGCCCTCTTCTTACCATATTTTTTTCCTCATCCGTCAATTGCGGCTCAATGAACTTCAACAGGTCGGCCTGCGTACCGGCATTGACCAAATTAATGGCTTTATGGTGCAAATCCTTAACTTTAACAAAACCCTTGGCCAACAGTTGACAGCGCACATACAGCTCATAAACAGCATCACCGACGTAAGCTAAAGTCAACGGAGATAGCTTGTCCGGTGTCGGAACCGGAAAACTGAACTTCATCTCCCAACCACTTCCTCAAGTTTGTTTAGCCCATTTCCAACGGGGGCCATGGGGAGTGTCTTCCACTAAAACTCCCAGCTCTTTCAGCCGGTCGCGAATATGATCCGCCGTTGCCCAATCTTTCTTACGCCGGGCATCTTGACGTATTTCCAAAATTAATTCTAGTAAATCTTTGGTTATATTTTCCTCCTGTTGTGTGTCTTTCTCCTTTTGTTTTGCCAAATCAGGTAGAATACCTAAAACTTCTTCCCCCAGAGTAATAATTATTTCTTTGGTCTGACGTAACACCTCCTGAGTCTGGGAAGTAATTTCAAATTCGGGGTGATTAATGTAACTGTTGACTTCTCGACAGAGTTCAAACAAGGCAGCAATAGCCAAAGCCGTATTAAAATCATCGTCCATAGCTTGTTCAAACTTGGTGCGAGTTGTTGATAAAAACTCTAACAATTTTCTGCTTCCTTGTTCTACCTCTGGTGCAGTAGAGGACGTGCCCGGCTGCTTCCCTAGGATTTCATCAATATGGCTTAAACAAGATTTTATTCTTTCCAAACCTTTCTTACTGGCATTCAACTTCTCTTCATCAAAATCCAAAGGGCTTCGGTAGTGGGTTGAAAGGAGATAAAAACGGACTACATCAGGGTTATATTTTTCCAAAACTTCTCTCACTAGAAAAAAATTGCCCGATGATTTAGACATCTTCTCCTGGTTAACGGTTATAAAACCGTTATGGAGCCAGTAGCGGACAAAAGGAACCTCTCCTGTATATGCTTCTGACTGAGCGATCTCGTTCTCATGATGAGGAAAAATCAAATCATTGCCTCCACCATGGATGTCAAATCCGTTACCGAGGTACTTCAAAGACATAGCTGAACACTCGATATGCCATCCCGGCCTGCCCTTACCCCAGGGGCTGTCCCAAGCAGGTTCCCCGGGTCTTGCCGCCTTCCAGAGAGCGAAATCCAGAGGATCTTTCTTTCTAGCGTCAACTTCTATCCGAACGCCGCTCATAAGCTCTTCTACGGAACGCCCCGATAATTTCCCATAGTCAGGAAACTTGCGAACGCTAAAATATACATTACCTTCCACCACGTATGCATAACCTTTTTCTATCAATCTCTCTATCATAGCAATAATCTCCGGAATATGTTCACTTACCTTAGGATGAATATCTGCCCTCCGCACATTTAAAGCATCAGCATCCCGGTAATATTCCTGAATAAAGCGGGATGCCAATTCTAAAGCATCGATATTCTCTTCTCGGGCACGGTTGATGATCTTGTCATCAATATCAGTAAAGTTCTGTACATAAGTGAGTTTAAAACCTTTATACTGGAGGTAACGCCGGATGGTATCAAACACAACCAGCGGCCTGGCGTTTCCCAAATGAATGAAATTGTAGGTGGTTGGTCCGCAGACATACATGGTTACTTCCGGTGGACGCCGGGGTATAAATTCTTCCTTCCGCTTGGTTAAAGTATTATATACCTTAATGGTCACCAAGTTTCACCTCCATTTCGGTAATACGTCGTTCCAGCCGATCAATTTTCCGCTGTAAACAAAGAAGCATTTCAGCAACGGGATCGGGTAACTTATTATGCTGAAGATCTACTTCGGTTATTTTTTTATCGGCAATATTTTGACCATCCCGCACGACGATTTTACCGGGAACTCCTACTACCGTACAGTTGGGGGGAACATCCCGTAATACCACCGAGCCCGCACCTATTTTTACATTATCCCCAATGGTAATAGCCCCCAGCACTTTGGCTCCAGCACTTATGACCACGTTGTTTCCAATAGTAGGGTGTCGCTTGCCCTTTTCTTTACCAGTACCACCTAAAGTTACTCCTTGATACAAAGTAACATTGTTCCCTATCTCAGTAGTTTCACCTATAACTACACCCATGCCATGGTCAATAAAAAATCCTTCTCCTATTTTAGCACCAGGATGTATTTCAATTCCCGTTAACCATCTGTTAAACTGAGATATTATTCTAGGTAAAAGAACTAGTCCCTTTCTATATAGATAATGCGCAATCCGATGCAGAATTATAGCATGAAAGCCGGGATAGGTAAGTATAACTTCCCAAACACTTCTTGCCGCCGGATCTCGCTCAAAAATAACCTCAATATCCCTTTTGAGGAGACGGAACATACGGCGTATCATATGACTTTTCCCCCTTTCCAGAAAAATTTAAAAAACCTTTCGACACTGCAGGTTCACTGCAGAGACGAAAGGTTTCGCGGTCCCACTCTGCTTGAGCATATGCATGCCCCCCTCAGCGAATACCAGTAACCACCGGTATTCTAGGCCTTTAACGGAGCCAACCGTTGAAACCTACTAAAATTTCAGTCACAAACTCCGGGGTGCACTTCAGCACGTCCTGCCTAGAACTGCTCTCAGCCGCCGACAGTTCCTCTCTGAAGGTGGGGTCGCGCCTACTCTCCCCGTCATTGCTTTTTACGCTGTGTATTATTGTCGTTATTATAAACCTGATACTAATTAAATGTCAAGTTACAACGTTCCCTAATTTCCTTCTATCATATGCACCTTTTTTATACTGTTGTCTAAACGTTTTTGAATTAGTTCTACACCCAAAATAGGTATGATGTCATGTAATTCCGGTCCTTTGGTTTTTCCCGTCAAGGCTACGCGGATAGGCATAAATACTTTTCTTCCGCCAAGTTTAAGCTCCTTGGTCAATTCTTTCAACATTCGCTTTACCCGCTCGGGAGTAAGCTCCTTTTGCTCCGCCAATTTCTTGCGGAAATGCTCAATAACACGGGGAACCTGTTCTTCCTGCAGGATTTTTCGGGCTTCCTCGTCCTCTAGATTAACTTCCTCTCCGAAGAAAAGGCCGATATAATCCGTAATTTCCCCCACATAAGACAGGTAAGACTGCAAGGCGCCTACCACTCGCTTAACCCACTCATACTGTTCAGAAGAAAGCTCCGACGGCAGATATCCTTTTTCCTGGAGAAAAGGTATAGCTAAGTCAGTTATACGTTCTACTGAACTTCGACGAATATAATATCCATTCAACCAATTCAACTTATCCAAATCAAAAATAGCCGGGTTTTTCGCCACTCGTTCCAGGGAAAAATGCTCAATCAGTTCCGAAAGATCAAATATTTCCTCTTCTCCTTCAGGAGCCCATCCCAGCAAGGCCAAAAAATTAACCAGTGCCTCAGGGAGATAGCCTTTTTCTTTATATTGAATAACTGATGTAGCTCCATGACGCTTAGACATCTTAGACCGATCTTTCCCTAAAATCAGGGATATATGGGCATAGCGGGGGACCGGAAGCCCTAAAGCCTCGAACAGAAGAAGTTGCCTGGGCGTATTAGACAAATGCTCTTCCCCGCGAATCACATGGGTTATATTCATCTCGGCATCATCTACCACTACGGCAAAATTATAAGTGGGAATACCATCAGATTTAACAATAATAAAATCTCCAATACCGTTACTTTCAAAAACAACTTCTCCTCTTACCAAATCGTCCACAATGATTTTTCGGTTTTCTGGCACCCGGAACCGAATTGCCGGCTTACGCCCTTCTTTTTCAAGTTTTTCCCTTTCTGCCGGCGTCAAGTCACGACATTCACCCATGTAGCGAGGCATCTCGCCACGGGCCAACAGTTCTTCCCGTTGAGCCGCTAGCTCTTCTTCCGTACAATAGCAATAATATGCCTGTCCTTGTTCTAAAAGTCTAGTAACATATTTTTGATATAAATCCTGGCGTTCGGACTGACGATAAGGACCATGAGGCCCTCCTTTATCTATCCCCTCGTCCCACTCAATACCTAGCCACCGCAGGGCTTCTAAAATATTCTCTTCCGATTCCCTGCTGGAACGCTCCAGGTCAGTATCTTCTATCCTTACAATCATTTTGCCGTTATATTTTCGAGCCAAAAGATAATTAAAAAGAGCGGAACGAGCGCCTCCAATATGTAAAGGTCCCGTTGGACTCGGTGCAAAGCGTACTCTTACTTCTTCCATAAGCATACCCCCCTAGTCTTCGTGCTCTGACATTATATCATTCTAGAACTCAGAGAACAAGTTTATCCTTCCTCCTCCCGATCTTTCAAGAGAGTTGCCACCGCATAAGCCGCCATTCCTTGTTTCATGCCAACGAAACCTAAACCCTCAGTAGTCGTAGCTTTTACATTTACCTGCTCCCGACTGATTTGAAGAACTCCCGCCAAATTTTCTTCCATGCGGGGAATAAAGGGGGCCAATTTTGGACGCTCCGCCACCACAGTGACATCCACGTTGTTTATTTTATACCCTTTCGTTTTCAATAACTCTAGTGTTTTGTCCAACAACAACATGCTGGATATTCCCCGGTATTCCGCCTCCGTATCGGGAAAATGCCGCCCTATATCACCCATTCCTGCCGCGCCTAAGAGAGCGTCAATAACTGCATGAGCTAGTACATCTGCATCGGAATGCCCTTCTAACCCCAATTCAAAGGGTATTTTAACTCCACCTAAAATCAAGGGTCGACCTTTTACAAGCCGGTGCACATCATAACCTATACCCGATCGCATGTTTGTCTCCTTTCCAAAATTGTTTCCGCTAACCAGAAATCTTCCCAAGTAGTTATTTTAATATTTTGATAATCACCAAGTATTAATTTAACCTTAAATCCTGCTTCTTCTACTAATGTAGAATCATCAGTTGCCACGATGCCTTTTGTAAACGCTTTCTTATAAGCAGAAACAATCAAATCCCTGCGGAAAACTTGGGGAGTTTGAACCGCCCAAATCCTTTTTCTCTCAGGAGTAGATTCTACATAACCGTCAGGGCCGGCTATCTTAATGGTATCCTTGACAGGCACTGCAGCTACAGCAGCTCCAAGCTCTCTCGCTGCTTTGATTACTTGTTCTAACAACGATAACGTCAAAAATGGTCGCACACCATCATGCACGACCACATAGGTACAATCATTGGGTAAAGCGTGTAATCCATTATAAACTGATTCCTGCCGTTCCAAACCTCCAGGAATCACCTTACTTACTTTTTGAAAGTTATAAGGTTCGATAATTTTACGCCGGCAGTAATCTTCATCTCCCGGTGACACAACCAATATAATATTGTTAACTAAAGGGCTACTATCAAACACCTGAAGAGTTCTGGCAAGAATAGGTTTGTCCTTGAGTAACAAATACTGCTTGGGTACTTCGGCCTGCATCCGCGTACCTTTGCCGGCAGCAACTATAATCGCTGTAATGGAAGGCATGTAGCATTCATCTCCCTTTACTGCACGGTCATCCGCTGGCCTGCTTTCGCTCCAATATCTTAGGTCTGCCAAAAATCATTCTCCCCGCAGATGTTTGCAAAACACTGGTTACTACTATATCAATGTTTTGACCAATAAATTTCTTGCCGTTTTCTACTACTATCATGGTGCCATCATCTAAGTATCCGACACCCTGCCCAACCTCTTTCCCATCTTTGATTACATGTACCATCATCTCTTCTCCGGGCAAAACGATGGGCTTTACGGCATTGGCCAGCTCGTTGATGTTAAGTACTTTTACGCCCTGTAGTTCGGCCACTTTGTTAAGATTAAAATCGTTAGTAATTATAGGTGCTCCCAGTTGTTTTGCCAGCTTGACCAAACGACTGTCAACTTCCAATACGTCGTCAAATTCGTACTCGCATATTTGCACCCGCACATCTAGCTCTTTACGTATCTTATTCAAAATATCCAAACCTCTTCTTCCACGGTTGCGCTTGAGGAGATCGGGGGAATCAGCAATATGCCTCAATTCTTCTAAGACAAAATTAGGTATTAACAAAACCCCTTCGATAAATCCACTCTTACAAATATCGGCTATTCTCCCGTCAATTATTACACTGGTGTCCAATATCTTGGGCATGGATTGAAATTCAGTTTTACTTTGCTTATCCTTACTCACGAACCGGGGAAGGGAGGAAAAAATAGATAAAAGTTCTTCCTTTTTTTTGATACCTACACTCAAACCGACATACCCTAAAAAGAGAGTTACAATAATAGATATATAAGGCCCCACCAAATGCAATCTCGAAAGGCTAGAACCTAAAAGACTAGCTATGATAAGCCCCACAATAAGACCTATTGCCCCGCCAATAATATCTTGAATGGGCATTTTCAAAAGCTTTCCTATTAACCACCCGGAAAGTTGATCGAAACCTTGAATTAAACGAGGTGCCAAACTAAATCCACCGAGGGCAAATACAATGGTTAGTATTCCAATAATAGCCCCCTTAATCGCTCCTGGAATAACAACATTCCCCTGATTCGCCAAAAATACACCTAACGAAAAACCTGCTCCCGCCAATATAAAAGCTATAAAAAAACGTACAATTCTATTAACCATTTTGCAAAATTCACCTCCTTTCTTTATTGTTAACTACTATAGAGTATCATTATACCAAAGTTCTGGAAATTCCTTCATAAAAATGTTGTTAAATTGTTTTACCTCCTATATTTTCAAGCAAACATTCCTTCCAAGAGAGATTCTACCTTTTCTTCTGCTTCTCCTCGCGCCAGGACTAGTTCGCTGATCAAAATTTGCCGTGCATTCTCCAACATTCTTCTTTCACCGGTCGATAAACCTTTCTCCTGCTCCCGCAGGATAAGGTTACGCACAACTTCAGCTACTTCAAAAATGTTTCCGCTCTTTATCTTCTCCATGTTGGTCCGGTAGCGTTTATTCCAGTTTGACGACATATTACTTTTTTTATCTTTAAGGATCTTCAAAACTTCTTCAATCTCCGCCTCGTCTATCACTTGCCTTAAACCGACTTCCTCTACACTATCTATGGGAATCATCACTTTCATATCCCCGATCGGTATGTGCATAACATAATATTTTCGTTTTTGCCCCAGAACCTCTTTTTCTTCAATGGCTTCAATTATCCCGGCTCCATGCATTGGATAAACCACTTTATCTCCCACTTTGAACATAACTTCACCCCCAAAAAACCCTGATAAAACCATTTTAATAAAAAGATTTTCTTTTGTCAAAAGATTGGTATTATAACACATATTTTATTAACCGTCAACATTCCAACCAAGTATTTAAACTAATTTTTTAGAACAATCTGCTTCAAAGCTTACTACAATATTTATTAAATCTTTACATTTCTCATAACCGTAATCTTTGACTTAAAATTCCCCACTACTTATTTTCGAAGCAACAAATCTTCAGAAGGGAAATTGATGCAAGATTTTTCAGCAAAAATAAAAAAAAAGGGCTGACGCCACTCGTTTTTTTATGGGCAACCGGAACGAACCCTGTCCATCAACAATATGTATTATCTGAAAAACTGTATGGTCATGCACTTCTTCAGCCGCCCTTCTTTTCCAGATATAACCAAATGTTTTCCTTCAACTTGCGTAATCCATCTCTAATAGCCCGAGCTCTAACTTCACCAATTCCTTCCACTTCATCCAATTCTTCTACCGTCGCCGCTATGATACCCTGCAATGTCTCAAACTTATTTACTAAATTCTCTATTACGGCCATAGGCAGGCGCGGTATCTTCTTGAGCACCCTGAAACCTCTGGGAGTAACTGCAAAATCCAGGCTGCCCAGCGTTCCCCCGTACCCCAATATACGGCTGATATCCAAAAGATCCAGCACTTCTTCAGCCGCTGCTTCATGTAGGCACTCAGATACCTGTTCTTCAGTTTTTTCTCCTGCCGGAAGGTAATCCCGTACGAGTAACAACCCTTCTTCCTTTACCCCCTCAGACAGCTCCTCCAATTGCATGCTGATTAATCTTCCCTCATTACCTAACTCGACTACATAAAGCTCTATTTCTTTGATTATACGCATAACAATTTCTAGCCTTTGGATCACCGACACCACATCATGGACAGTTACGGTATTTTCCAACTCTAGATAAGTTAAGTTGGCTAGAGCTCTATCCAACTGATGTTTATATTTATCTAAAGTTTGAATTGCCTGGTTTGCTTTAGTTTGAATCAGCCCAATATCCCTTACGACGTATTTTAAGGGGCCCTTAAAAAGAGTGATTACATTTCTCCTCTGAGATATGGCAATTACCATAGCTCCTGTCTGACGGGCCACCCGCTCCGCAATCCGGTGCCGGATACCCGTTTCCTGCGAAGGAATGGTAGGTTGAGGAACTAGGTGAACATTAGCCCGCAATATTTTAGAGCCTTCTTGGTTAAGAATAATGGCCCCGTCCATCTTAGCCAACTCGTAAAGAGCGGCAGCATTAAATTCAGTATCAAGAAGAAAACCACCCTCTACAATTTCCATTATTTCCGGGCTATCTCCCAAAACAATCAAAGCACCCGTCCTAGCCCGCAAAATATTTTCTAATCCCTGTCGCAAAGTAGTGCCAGGGGCCACCTTAGATAGCATATTAAGAAGTTCAACTTGATCTTTTTTCTTCACCGACCTAACCTCCCAAAACTATTTCCAAAGCTTCTTTGACATTAGTTACTCCTATCAGTTCAATTTGCCCCTTATATTTAAGATTATTTAAATTGTTAGCCGGTAAAACACAACGCCGTAGACCTAGCTTTTCCGCTTCCCTCACGCGCTTTTCCAACTGAGAAACCGCTCTTACCTCTCCTGCCAGCCCAACTTCTCCTATTACCAGGGTATACGGATCAACTGGTATATCCTTGAAGCTGGAAGCTATTGCACTACAAATTCCTAAATCCAGGGCCGCTTCCTGCGTCCGAACACCTCCTACAATGTTAACGTATATATCCTGATTGCCTAAATTCAAGCTTATTCTTTTCTCTAAAACTGCAATCATAAGTAATACCCGTCCCAAGTCCAAGCCGGTAGCTAATCTTCGCGCATTATGATATGAAGAGGGGGTTACCAAAGCCTGTAGTTCAAATAAAACAGGTCTGGTTCCTTCCAAACTGGAGACTACCAGTGATCCGGTTGCCCCCAGAGGCCTTTCGGCCAGGAACATGGCTGAAGGATTTTTCACTTCCACCAGTCCCGTTTCTTTCATCTCAAAAACACCTATTTCGTTAGTTGAACCGAAACGATTTTTGACGGCCCGTAGCACCCGAAAAGTATGGTGTCTTTCTCCTTCTAAATATAGAACAGCATCTACCATATGTTCCAGCACCCGAGGTCCGGCTAATGAACCTTCTTTAGTAACGTGTCCAATCAAAAATATGGGAATGTTTTTTGTTTTTGCTATGGTCAGTAATTGAACACAACATTCTCTAACTTGAGATACCGTACCCGGAGCTGCAGGTAAGTCGGTTTTGTATATCGTTTGGATGGAATCAATAATAACCAAAACGGGGTTTAATTTTTCAATAAAATATTCAATATTCTCCAAACAAGTCTCCGTTAAAATATACAGTGAGGAAGAGAGAGTTCCAATTCTTTCTGCTCTTAAGCGTGTCTGCTTCAAAGATTCTTCACCTGATATGTATAGAACAGTCCCGTATTTCTTGCTAATGGTCCAGGCCACCATAAGCAGCAAGGTTGACTTTCCGATACCTGGGTCGCCGCCCACTAAAATTAAAGAACCAGGTAAAATGCCACCTCCTAACACTCTATCCAGTTCGACAATATCCGTTGCAAACCGTTCTTCGTTACTAGTAGTTATTTCCACAATCGACAAAGGAGGATTGGAAGACGCAACTCCCGACACTTTCTGCCTTTTTGCAGAAACTGTTTCCTGGACTAGAGTATTCCATTCACCGCAGCTGGGGCATCTCCCCAACCAGCCTAATGTTTCGTGACCGCATTGCTGGCAGACAAATCTTCTACCTTCTTTTCGCAGAGGTCCGTCCTCCTCTCTATCATATGCAAATTATTCCAAAAATATATTAGTATTATAGCACTATCAACCAAATGGAAAAAACCCCCCGGTACTCTTCCAGGGGGATAAGATACTTTACTATTCTTCTTTTTTCCTCAGCTCAATCTTGCCGTTGACCTCTTCAGCAATAATCTTATCGCCGGGTTTAAACTTCCCTTCCAGTAGTCCTTCCGACAACTTATCTTCTATTAGCCGGGAAATGGTCCGTTTCAGCGGTCTTGCTCCGTAAGTTTCATCGTAGCCCTCCTTAACTAGGATGGCTTTTGCTTCATCAGTTGCTTCTACGAATAAATCGTGTTCTTCCAATCTCTTGTTGAGATTATTTAGCATTAATTCTACAATTTCCTGGATATGTTCCTCGCGCAGGGAATGGAAGACAATGATTTCATCGATACGGTTGAGAAATTCAGGCCGGAAAGACCGTTTTAATTCATTTAAAACTCTGTCTTTCATAGCCTCATAATCGTCCTGAGTTAACTCTTTGGCAAAACCTACCCGCGTCTCCTTCCTAATCGTCTGAGCTCCGATATTAGAGGTCATTATTATTACTGTATTTCGGAAATCTACTGTCCGCCCCTTAGCATCGGTTAGACGGCCATCTTCTAGGACCTGTAGCAGGATATTAAATACTTCCGGATGGGCTTTTTCAATTTCATCCAGCAGTACCACCGAGTATGGTCTTCTTCTTACCGCTTCGGTAAGTTGTCCTGCTTCTTCGTATCCTACATATCCGGGAGGAGCTCCTATGAGACGAGACACGGTATGTCTTTCCATGTACTCGGACATATCTAACCTAACCATAGCATCTTCATCGCCAAAGAGTGCTTCAGCTAAGGCTCTTGCCAGTTCCGTCTTCCCTACTCCAGTGGGTCCGAGGAAAATAAACGAACCAATGGGGCGTTTAGGATCCTTCAACCCCGCTCTAGCCCGTCGAATAGCCCGGGCTACAGCTTCCACAGCTTCATCCTGCCCTATCACTCTTTCATGTAGGATTTCCTCCAATTTTAGAAGTCGTTCCGTTTCCTCCTGAGCGAGTTTGCTTACCGGAATTCCCGTCCAACTCGATACAATTTCCGCAATATGCTCTTCAGTCACTTCCGATTTCTCGAGACCCTTTTCTTTATCCCATTTCTCCTTAAGTTCTTCCAACTGGGACTGAATTTCTTTTTCCTCATCTCTCAACTTCGCCGCTTTTTCAAATTCCTGGCTGTGAACAGCAGCTTCCTTCTCTTTACGAACTTCTTCCAATCTTTTTTCTAGTTCTTTAATATCAGGCGGGGCAGTATATACCTTCAATCTTACCCGAGAAGCAGCTTCATCTATTAAGTCAATAGCTTTATCAGGCAAAAAACGTTCTGTAATATATCGGTCAGATAAGTTAACAGCCGCTTTTATGGCCTCATCGGTTATTTTAACTCTATGATGGGCCTCGTAACGGTCTCTTAAGCCCTTTAAGATTTCTATGGCTTCTTCACGGGTAGGTTCTCCAACCATAATAGGCTGGAACCTTCTTTCTAAAGCAGGATCTTTTTCAATATGCTTTCTGTATTCATCAAGAGTGGTTGCACCTATACACTGCAGCTCGCCTCTAGCTAAGGCAGGTTTCAATATGTTGGCTGCGTCTATTGCTCCTTCAGCCGCACCGGCCCCGATTAAAGTGTGCAGCTCATCAATAAATAAGATAATATTGCCTGCCCCGCGTATTTCGTCAATAACTTTTTTGAGTCTATCTTCAAATTCTCCTCTAAATTTAGTACCGGCTACTACAGCCGACATGTCTAAAGCAACAACTCTTTTATCTGCCAATACTTCCGGAACCTTGTTCTCTTTTATTCTTTGAGCCAATCCTTCCGCAATGGCCGTCTTACCTACCCCCGGCTCTCCAATCAACACCGGATTGTTTTTGGTACGGCGGCTTAACACTTGGATCACCCGTTCAATTTCCTTCTCGCGACCTATGACCGGATCCAGTTTGTCTTCCTCTGCGAGTTTGGTCAAGTCACGGCTGAATTGATCCAACGTTGGTGTATTAGTACGATCACGCTGTTTTCTTGCTTTGGCTCCAAAACCTGGTTTGGCCTGCATCGCCTCTCCCAAATCGCCAAAGAACATACTGAAAGCAGGCATTGCGCCACCACCTAGTAATACCATAACCTGCTGGCGAACTCTATCGGCACTCACTCCTAATCCTGTTAAGACTTGAGCCGCCACTCCGTCCTTTTCTCTCAGCAACCCTAATAAGATATGTTCAGTACCTACATAATTTACTCCCATTTTCTGGCTCTCTTCATTTGCCAATTCCAATACCCTCTTCGCCCGGGGAGTAAGCCCGGTAACCT includes:
- a CDS encoding Mini-ribonuclease 3; this encodes MKFSFPVPTPDKLSPLTLAYVGDAVYELYVRCQLLAKGFVKVKDLHHKAINLVNAGTQADLLKFIEPQLTDEEKNMVRRGRNAKSGDYPKKATVIDYRYSTGLECLIGYLYLMGELERIEEILGSLEEIVDKPKE
- the cysS gene encoding cysteine--tRNA ligase is translated as MKVYNTLTKRKEEFIPRRPPEVTMYVCGPTTYNFIHLGNARPLVVFDTIRRYLQYKGFKLTYVQNFTDIDDKIINRAREENIDALELASRFIQEYYRDADALNVRRADIHPKVSEHIPEIIAMIERLIEKGYAYVVEGNVYFSVRKFPDYGKLSGRSVEELMSGVRIEVDARKKDPLDFALWKAARPGEPAWDSPWGKGRPGWHIECSAMSLKYLGNGFDIHGGGNDLIFPHHENEIAQSEAYTGEVPFVRYWLHNGFITVNQEKMSKSSGNFFLVREVLEKYNPDVVRFYLLSTHYRSPLDFDEEKLNASKKGLERIKSCLSHIDEILGKQPGTSSTAPEVEQGSRKLLEFLSTTRTKFEQAMDDDFNTALAIAALFELCREVNSYINHPEFEITSQTQEVLRQTKEIIITLGEEVLGILPDLAKQKEKDTQQEENITKDLLELILEIRQDARRKKDWATADHIRDRLKELGVLVEDTPHGPRWKWAKQT
- the cysE gene encoding serine O-acetyltransferase; translated protein: MFRLLKRDIEVIFERDPAARSVWEVILTYPGFHAIILHRIAHYLYRKGLVLLPRIISQFNRWLTGIEIHPGAKIGEGFFIDHGMGVVIGETTEIGNNVTLYQGVTLGGTGKEKGKRHPTIGNNVVISAGAKVLGAITIGDNVKIGAGSVVLRDVPPNCTVVGVPGKIVVRDGQNIADKKITEVDLQHNKLPDPVAEMLLCLQRKIDRLERRITEMEVKLGDH
- the gltX gene encoding glutamate--tRNA ligase, coding for MEEVRVRFAPSPTGPLHIGGARSALFNYLLARKYNGKMIVRIEDTDLERSSRESEENILEALRWLGIEWDEGIDKGGPHGPYRQSERQDLYQKYVTRLLEQGQAYYCYCTEEELAAQREELLARGEMPRYMGECRDLTPAEREKLEKEGRKPAIRFRVPENRKIIVDDLVRGEVVFESNGIGDFIIVKSDGIPTYNFAVVVDDAEMNITHVIRGEEHLSNTPRQLLLFEALGLPVPRYAHISLILGKDRSKMSKRHGATSVIQYKEKGYLPEALVNFLALLGWAPEGEEEIFDLSELIEHFSLERVAKNPAIFDLDKLNWLNGYYIRRSSVERITDLAIPFLQEKGYLPSELSSEQYEWVKRVVGALQSYLSYVGEITDYIGLFFGEEVNLEDEEARKILQEEQVPRVIEHFRKKLAEQKELTPERVKRMLKELTKELKLGGRKVFMPIRVALTGKTKGPELHDIIPILGVELIQKRLDNSIKKVHMIEGN
- the ispF gene encoding 2-C-methyl-D-erythritol 2,4-cyclodiphosphate synthase — translated: MRSGIGYDVHRLVKGRPLILGGVKIPFELGLEGHSDADVLAHAVIDALLGAAGMGDIGRHFPDTEAEYRGISSMLLLDKTLELLKTKGYKINNVDVTVVAERPKLAPFIPRMEENLAGVLQISREQVNVKATTTEGLGFVGMKQGMAAYAVATLLKDREEEG
- the ispD gene encoding 2-C-methyl-D-erythritol 4-phosphate cytidylyltransferase translates to MADLRYWSESRPADDRAVKGDECYMPSITAIIVAAGKGTRMQAEVPKQYLLLKDKPILARTLQVFDSSPLVNNIILVVSPGDEDYCRRKIIEPYNFQKVSKVIPGGLERQESVYNGLHALPNDCTYVVVHDGVRPFLTLSLLEQVIKAARELGAAVAAVPVKDTIKIAGPDGYVESTPERKRIWAVQTPQVFRRDLIVSAYKKAFTKGIVATDDSTLVEEAGFKVKLILGDYQNIKITTWEDFWLAETILERRQTCDRV
- a CDS encoding PIN/TRAM domain-containing protein → MVNRIVRFFIAFILAGAGFSLGVFLANQGNVVIPGAIKGAIIGILTIVFALGGFSLAPRLIQGFDQLSGWLIGKLLKMPIQDIIGGAIGLIVGLIIASLLGSSLSRLHLVGPYISIIVTLFLGYVGLSVGIKKKEELLSIFSSLPRFVSKDKQSKTEFQSMPKILDTSVIIDGRIADICKSGFIEGVLLIPNFVLEELRHIADSPDLLKRNRGRRGLDILNKIRKELDVRVQICEYEFDDVLEVDSRLVKLAKQLGAPIITNDFNLNKVAELQGVKVLNINELANAVKPIVLPGEEMMVHVIKDGKEVGQGVGYLDDGTMIVVENGKKFIGQNIDIVVTSVLQTSAGRMIFGRPKILERKQASG
- a CDS encoding CarD family transcriptional regulator — encoded protein: MFKVGDKVVYPMHGAGIIEAIEEKEVLGQKRKYYVMHIPIGDMKVMIPIDSVEEVGLRQVIDEAEIEEVLKILKDKKSNMSSNWNKRYRTNMEKIKSGNIFEVAEVVRNLILREQEKGLSTGERRMLENARQILISELVLARGEAEEKVESLLEGMFA
- the disA gene encoding DNA integrity scanning diadenylate cyclase DisA, with the protein product MKKKDQVELLNMLSKVAPGTTLRQGLENILRARTGALIVLGDSPEIMEIVEGGFLLDTEFNAAALYELAKMDGAIILNQEGSKILRANVHLVPQPTIPSQETGIRHRIAERVARQTGAMVIAISQRRNVITLFKGPLKYVVRDIGLIQTKANQAIQTLDKYKHQLDRALANLTYLELENTVTVHDVVSVIQRLEIVMRIIKEIELYVVELGNEGRLISMQLEELSEGVKEEGLLLVRDYLPAGEKTEEQVSECLHEAAAEEVLDLLDISRILGYGGTLGSLDFAVTPRGFRVLKKIPRLPMAVIENLVNKFETLQGIIAATVEELDEVEGIGEVRARAIRDGLRKLKENIWLYLEKKGG